The following are from one region of the Camelus dromedarius isolate mCamDro1 chromosome 16, mCamDro1.pat, whole genome shotgun sequence genome:
- the B3GNTL1 gene encoding UDP-GlcNAc:betaGal beta-1,3-N-acetylglucosaminyltransferase-like protein 1 isoform X7, with the protein MPTWFCSRAWFSHVGPFDEGGRGVPEDLLFFYEHLRKGGGVVRVDQSLLLYRYHPGAATHSVLETTIWTHRVRFLEERALPHWATFTIWNAGRQGRRLYRSLTAESRRKVVAFCDVDQNKIKKGFYCYEESQERPKPRVPVLHFRAARPPFVICVKLDLTGGAFEDNLRSLHLQEGRDFLHFS; encoded by the exons ATGCCTACTTGGTTCTGCTCCCGAGCCTGGTTTTCTCACGTGGGCCCATTTGACGAGGGCGGGCGG GGTGTCCCCGAGGACCTGCTGTTCTTCTACGAGCACCTCAGGAAGGGCGGCGGGGTTGTCCGTGTGGACCAGAGCCTCCTCCTTTACCGCTACCACCCCGGCGCAGCCACACACTCCGTCCTCGA gaccaccATCTGGACCCACCGAGTCCGCTTCCTGGAGGAGCGGGCCCTGCCGCACTGGGCGACCTTCACCATCTGGAACGCGGGCAGGCAGGGCCGCCGGCTCTACCGCAGCCTGACAGCTGAGTCGCGGCGCAAG GTGGTGGCTTTCTGTGATGTGGACCAGAACAAGATCAAGAAGGGTTTCTACTGCTACGAGGAGTCTCAG GAACGGCCCAAGCCGCGGGTTCCGGTCCTGCACTTCCGAGCCGCCAGGCCACCCTTCGTCATCTGCGTGAAGCTG GACCTCACGGGGGGCGCATTTGAAGACAACCTGCGGTCGCTGCACCTGCAGGAGGGCCGGGATTTCCTTCACTTCAGCTGA